In one Brassica oleracea var. oleracea cultivar TO1000 chromosome C9, BOL, whole genome shotgun sequence genomic region, the following are encoded:
- the LOC106314628 gene encoding uncharacterized protein LOC106314628, which yields MDDVPLIKGDQTRHLKIGSKLTEGLRRGLIDFLRSNSDCFAWSHADMPGIDPEIIMHKLQVDPLRQPVRQKRRKFAPERDAIINDEVKKNGKRRVCIDFTDLNKSCPKDLFPLPHIDKLVDSTAGHQLMSFMDAFSGYNQILMHPKDQERTSSMTSRGIYC from the coding sequence ATGGATGATGTACCATTAATCAAAGGAGATCAGACCCGACATCTCAAGATCGGCTCCAAGCTGACCGAAGGATTGAGGAGGGGATTAATAGACTTCCTCAGGTCCAACTCCGACTGCTTTGCTTGGTCCCACGCAGATATGCCTGGGATCGACCCGGAGATCATCATGCATAAGCTGCAGGTGGATCCCTTACGTCAACCCGTCAGACAAAAGAGAAGGAAGTTTGCTCCCGAAAGGGACGCAATCATCAACGATGAAGTCAAAAAGAACGGGAAGCGGAGAGTCTGCATAGACTTCACAGACCTCAACAAGTCTTGTCCAAAGGACCTCTTCCCGCTACCTCATATCGACAAATTGGTGGATTCCACCGCGGGGCATCAGCTGATGAGCTTCATGGACGCGTTCTCCGGCTATAATCAAATACTTATGCATCCGAAAGACCAGGAAAGAACGTCCTCCATGACGTCCAGAGGGATCTACTGCTAA